A single region of the Brassica rapa cultivar Chiifu-401-42 chromosome A03, CAAS_Brap_v3.01, whole genome shotgun sequence genome encodes:
- the LOC103849474 gene encoding uncharacterized protein LOC103849474, producing the protein MALLLTPHEDDDFDEEAADRDENEIEDLIRDFADEPSICHDQCPDSDHEEEKGLKKKPSAEIMRPIKRGDGMLYKKQTFFNGVAFKECFLDYALRTGENIKQYRYDKDKIGFKCAGGNESEGCEWKIYASVLPSDNVWKVRVFVDKHSCVPNGECSMLKVPQIARLFVNKIREEPDYFIPMKIEEIIQEKWGITVSRPQCQAARNKAVRWTECEYDHQFSRLRDYAAELIESNKESTVEIDTLKNKKGEEEFNRMYICFENVRRTWKESCRPLIGVDGYFVKHKIKGQQLVALGRDADNAIYPVAWGVVQVENTDNWLWFVRMVKKNLELEDGDGFILVSDRQKGLISAVQQEHPKIEHRMCVRHIYGNLKKNHGSKKDMKPFIWSLAWSYNEDEYQQRLDRIRCYDIGVYEDVVKTNPKSWCRAFYKMEPYCEDVDNNSTESFNSTITKAREKPFVSMLETIRRLAMVRIAKRSATSRGHKGICTPYVTEFPEPEKKKDDKCTVTRSTNGMYEVKLGSCTYRVSLERRTCTCMKFEICGILCEHAYAVMLKKKLAPEEFVCQWFRIAMWRKNYEEGLVPVRGAPFWPATGAPDVHIPPDPDQPGKKNN; encoded by the exons ATGGCGTTACTCCTTACTCCCCATGAGGATGACGATTTCGATGAAGAAGCTGCAGATAGAGATGAAAACGAAATCGAAGATTTGATTAGAGACTTCGCTGACGAGCCTTCAATATGCCATGATCAATGTCCAGACAGTGATCACGAGGAAGAGAAAGGCTTGAAAAAGAAGCCAAGTGCTGAGATTATGCGCCCTATCAAACGAGGTGATGGAATGTTGTACAAGAAGCAGACTTTCTTCAATGGAGTGGCTTTTAAGGAGTGTTTTCTCGACTATGCACTCAGGACAGGCGAAAATATCAAGCAATACAGGTATGACAAGGATAAAATTGGTTTTAAGTGTGCTGGTGGCAATGAGAGTGAAGGCTGCGAATGGAAAATCTATGCGTCTGTTCTTCCTAGTGATAATGTGTGGAAAGTGAGGGTGTTTGTTGATAAGCATTCATGTGTGCCTAATGGAGAGTGTTCTATGCTTAAGGTCCCACAAATCGCTAGGTTGTTTGTTAATAAAATCAGAGAAGAGCCTGATTATTTTATCCCCATGAAAATTGAAGAAATAATTCAGGAGAAATGGGGAATCACTGTCTCGAGGCCTCAATGTCAAGCAGCTAGGAATAAGGCAGTGAGATGGACTGAATGTGAGTATGATCATCAGTTTTCTCGTCTTCGAGATTACGCAGCCGAGTTGATTGAATCAAACAAAGAATCAACTGTGGAGATTGATACTCTGAAGAAtaagaaaggagaagaagaatttAATAGGATGTACATTTGTTTTGAAAATGTAAGAAGAACATGGAAAGAGTCTTGTAGACCGCTGATTGGAGTTGATGGGTACTTTGTTAAGCACAAGATCAAAGGACAGCAATTGGTTGCATTAGGAAGAGATGCCGACAATGCAATTTATCCAGTGGCTTGGGGTGTTGTTCAAGTTGAAAATACAGATAATTGGCTATGGTTTGTAAGGATGGTGAAGAAGAACTTGGAACTGGAGGATGGTGATGGTTTCATTCTTGTATCCGATCGTCAAAAG GGATTGATTAGTGCTGTCCAACAAGAGCATCCCAAGATAGAGCATAGGATGTGTGTTAGGCACATATATGGGAATTTGAAGAAAAACCATGGGAGTAAAAAGGACATGAAGCCATTTATATGGAGTTTAGCGTGGAGTTACAATGAAGATGAATATCAACAAAGGTTGGATAGGATTCGGTGTTATGATATCGGAGTCTATGAGGATGTTGTGAAGACAAATCCAAAGTCGTGGTGTAGAGCTTTCTACAAGATGGAGCCTTACTGTGAAGATGTGGATAACAACTCAACTGAGTCTTTTAACAGTACTATAACGAAGGCAAGGGAGAAACCATTTGTATCTATGCTAGAGACGATAAGAAGACTAGCTATGGTGCGGATTGCAAAGAGATCTGCAACATCTCGTGGTCACAAAG gtATTTGTACACCTTATGTGACAGAATTTCCTGAACccgagaaaaagaaagatgataAGTGTACAGTGACAAGAAGCACTAATGGCATGTATGAGGTAAAGTTGGGTAGCTGTACATACCGTGTAAGCTTGGAGAGAAGAACTTGTACTTGTATGAAGTTTGAGATCTGCGGCATCCTGTGTGAGCATGCATATGCTGTGATGTTGAAGAAGAAGCTTGCGCCTGAAGAGTTTGTATGTCAGTGGTTCCGGATAGCTATGTGGAGAAAGAACTATGAAGAAGGACTTGTCCCTGTGAGAGGTGCTCCATTTTGGCCTGCAACAGGAGCTCCTGATGTTCATATTCCGCCTGATCCAGACCAACCAGGGAAAAAAAACAACTAA